Proteins encoded in a region of the Streptomyces sp. PCS3-D2 genome:
- a CDS encoding DUF3560 domain-containing protein — MTIEIEHTRADGTILHGSRKGDGVYEIVRQHGFRYSRNVGIYIRGSRDKEAQHWQINRAAEALRAAGHEVKIEIDENDNRTFAEIEAAREERAEERAERFSDRAGRAAAASDARRGAAHDISRRFEFGQPILVGHHSEHRARRDQERMHGNMRASIEEGKKASYWAGRAEAADAYKEHRNNPYRTLRRLEKLGAELRQQERYREEAVEKGWDSADRHARHIRDLRKEIEHWEEVVEKAKAEGVKIWTADDFAPGDYVMYLGSWYQVKRVNSKTLSVAWNLRLAPKQVMSLEDATERGQVWTHPADYTKVRARCPEAAMLAFLADGKVPGTKAAHAASEEQPASAVREARAAMPKPKAKKASSDPKLAKKVYVTCPLGGAEATLTWWNGNSRPHKDFEPVTITAREDTKFHRSVWSRPLQDEIARILDERGYVCGEGDWTLSRDRSGFVRAIQPKPEAAPGEPAKPTVETAAAPLLPLVG, encoded by the coding sequence ATGACCATCGAGATCGAACACACCCGCGCCGACGGCACGATCCTCCACGGCTCCCGCAAGGGAGACGGCGTCTACGAGATCGTCCGGCAGCACGGCTTCCGCTACTCCCGGAACGTCGGCATCTACATCCGCGGCTCCCGAGACAAGGAGGCGCAGCACTGGCAGATCAACCGAGCGGCTGAAGCCCTCCGGGCGGCAGGCCATGAGGTCAAGATCGAAATTGACGAGAACGACAACCGCACGTTCGCCGAGATCGAGGCCGCCCGCGAGGAGCGCGCCGAGGAGCGGGCCGAGCGGTTCAGCGACCGCGCGGGCCGCGCCGCCGCGGCCTCCGACGCCCGCCGGGGCGCAGCCCACGACATCAGCCGGCGGTTCGAGTTCGGCCAGCCCATCCTCGTCGGCCACCACAGCGAGCACCGCGCCCGCCGCGACCAGGAGCGCATGCACGGCAACATGCGGGCCTCGATCGAGGAGGGCAAGAAGGCGAGCTACTGGGCGGGCCGGGCGGAGGCCGCCGACGCCTACAAGGAGCACCGGAACAACCCGTACCGGACCTTGAGGCGCCTGGAGAAGCTGGGGGCCGAACTCCGCCAGCAGGAGCGGTACCGCGAGGAGGCCGTCGAGAAGGGCTGGGATTCGGCCGACCGGCACGCCCGCCACATCCGGGACCTGCGCAAGGAGATCGAGCACTGGGAGGAGGTCGTCGAGAAGGCGAAGGCCGAGGGCGTGAAGATCTGGACGGCGGACGACTTCGCCCCGGGCGACTATGTCATGTACCTGGGCTCCTGGTACCAGGTGAAGCGGGTCAACTCCAAGACGCTGAGCGTCGCGTGGAACCTCAGGCTCGCCCCGAAGCAGGTGATGTCGCTGGAGGACGCCACCGAGCGCGGGCAGGTCTGGACGCACCCGGCCGACTACACCAAGGTCCGGGCCCGCTGCCCCGAGGCTGCGATGCTGGCCTTCCTCGCCGACGGGAAGGTCCCCGGCACGAAGGCCGCCCACGCCGCATCGGAGGAGCAGCCGGCCAGCGCCGTCCGTGAGGCCCGGGCGGCGATGCCGAAGCCGAAGGCGAAGAAGGCCAGCAGCGACCCGAAGCTGGCGAAGAAGGTCTACGTCACCTGCCCGCTCGGCGGGGCCGAGGCGACCCTGACGTGGTGGAACGGCAACAGCCGTCCCCACAAGGACTTCGAGCCGGTGACGATCACGGCCAGGGAAGACACGAAGTTTCACCGGTCGGTCTGGTCCCGCCCGCTCCAGGACGAGATCGCGAGGATCCTCGACGAGCGCGGCTACGTGTGCGGCGAGGGCGACTGGACGCTGTCCCGCGACCGGAGCGGGTTCGTGCGGGCCATCCAGCCGAAGCCGGAGGCTGCGCCCGGGGAGCCCGCCAAGCCGACCGTGGAGACGGCGGCGGCCCCGCTCCTGCCCCTGGTCGGATAG
- a CDS encoding DUF5999 family protein, whose product MEQSQSPTCLHSPPCPRADDSGWGAAKVVAPHPEQGWSLLCNGVLLFEDTGQLLPDGSSVAPHRPTDITRVAA is encoded by the coding sequence GTGGAACAGTCCCAGTCTCCGACCTGCCTGCATTCTCCGCCGTGCCCGCGGGCCGACGACAGCGGCTGGGGGGCCGCCAAGGTCGTTGCGCCGCACCCGGAGCAGGGGTGGAGCCTCCTCTGCAACGGCGTGTTGCTCTTCGAGGACACCGGACAGCTCCTTCCTGACGGCAGCAGCGTCGCCCCTCACCGGCCGACCGACATCACGAGGGTCGCGGCGTGA
- a CDS encoding competence protein CoiA family protein — protein sequence MAIRAVHEQWGAVFAHLPDLGCGRDWAEVWKVRPLAPLSCDECRHPMYAKVSSSSLRFFAHAPGAPKCALAEESPAHHLLKLELAAAARDAGAYAELEVRGPDGAWRADVLASDPAGTWTIALEAQLSPITPDDITARTERMLEDGVSSVWFSDRVRVPWFGAVPWAGLETVDGVLAIKDGLAKFSGKQWEAGPRGVPVAEFLRWVFARRVVPHRRATPVRSPLSATWHVLWTAPQYATAETDYLEVKRRRKREQEEQERASRARRHQEQQLEMQKVQERARAEGGHQAAVQALLARQAALGIPAAKFVHRATGRYPFVADKGEPQYAMGVPVYLGLTPYGVVCPVAGRVAAVRDRLAPLVVFVASEGERQRIAAQARPGQRIEVLKGTDQPS from the coding sequence GTGGCGATCCGTGCTGTGCACGAACAGTGGGGCGCGGTTTTCGCGCACTTACCCGACCTGGGATGCGGTCGGGACTGGGCGGAGGTCTGGAAGGTCCGTCCACTTGCCCCGTTGAGCTGCGACGAGTGCCGCCATCCGATGTACGCGAAGGTCTCCTCCAGCAGCCTGCGATTCTTCGCCCACGCGCCGGGCGCCCCAAAATGCGCGCTGGCCGAGGAGTCGCCGGCCCATCACCTCCTCAAGCTGGAACTCGCCGCCGCCGCACGCGATGCCGGAGCGTACGCCGAGTTGGAGGTCCGCGGCCCGGACGGAGCGTGGCGGGCCGACGTGCTGGCGAGCGACCCGGCCGGAACCTGGACGATAGCCCTGGAGGCTCAGCTCTCACCCATCACGCCCGATGACATCACCGCCCGCACGGAACGAATGCTCGAGGACGGAGTGTCCTCGGTGTGGTTCAGCGACCGGGTGAGGGTCCCGTGGTTCGGCGCGGTGCCGTGGGCTGGTCTGGAGACCGTGGACGGCGTGCTGGCAATCAAGGATGGGCTGGCGAAGTTCTCGGGGAAACAGTGGGAGGCAGGCCCCCGAGGCGTGCCCGTCGCGGAGTTCCTGCGCTGGGTGTTCGCGAGGCGGGTGGTACCGCACCGGCGAGCCACCCCTGTCCGCAGTCCGCTGTCTGCCACTTGGCACGTCCTCTGGACGGCGCCGCAGTACGCCACGGCGGAGACCGACTACCTGGAGGTCAAGAGGCGGCGCAAGCGGGAGCAGGAGGAGCAAGAGCGCGCAAGCCGGGCCCGGCGGCACCAAGAGCAGCAACTGGAAATGCAGAAGGTCCAGGAGCGAGCCAGGGCAGAAGGTGGGCACCAAGCCGCTGTCCAAGCCCTCCTCGCCCGGCAGGCCGCCTTGGGGATACCGGCTGCTAAGTTCGTCCATCGGGCGACCGGCCGCTACCCCTTCGTCGCCGACAAGGGCGAACCTCAGTACGCCATGGGCGTTCCCGTCTACCTCGGACTCACCCCGTACGGCGTCGTCTGCCCGGTGGCCGGCAGGGTAGCCGCCGTGCGAGACCGCCTCGCCCCGCTTGTCGTCTTCGTTGCCTCCGAAGGGGAGCGGCAGCGCATCGCGGCACAGGCCAGACCCGGGCAACGGATCGAGGTCCTGAAGGGCACCGACCAGCCGTCGTGA
- a CDS encoding PD-(D/E)XK nuclease family protein, which produces MTTMTTAALPGSIWGAAHDADARRPRSVQTQLGASDTICQRRAGYILAGTERDNPYADKRAAILGTYIHRGLLEDARREYGWLVERVVANDVLRGHIDAVHLDAEAAARVPKRHRPLVPAEELTVEDVKTKSARIWDRVVRFGPTAAEMRQVLLYALLLREVGFADIPGQRYLHRLGPLDVQRIRFRFVCRDTGEEHVQEFPFDLWLAEQARWWVERVLEAGSPEELRRDHDGPGLSKVCDNCPFITACWPEVAPGDPAQTALVHDDADRAAALAAYVKAHERWRAANNEKKKLREMLAASPEGNYGANHLGWSGGNDRDETDVPAMVALFEDADLVVPMVPDAEAMVKILRRAGLVVPVRRAAAQTSRSIKVSAARKAA; this is translated from the coding sequence ATGACCACGATGACGACGGCCGCCCTGCCTGGGTCGATCTGGGGCGCCGCCCACGACGCTGATGCTCGGCGGCCCCGCTCGGTCCAGACCCAGCTGGGCGCCTCCGACACGATCTGCCAGCGCCGCGCCGGGTACATCCTCGCCGGCACCGAACGAGACAACCCCTACGCCGACAAGCGGGCGGCGATCCTCGGCACGTACATCCACCGGGGCCTGCTGGAGGACGCCCGGCGCGAGTACGGGTGGCTGGTCGAACGCGTCGTCGCCAACGACGTGCTCCGCGGGCACATCGACGCCGTCCACCTGGACGCGGAGGCTGCTGCCCGTGTGCCGAAGCGGCATCGGCCGCTCGTGCCGGCCGAGGAGCTGACGGTGGAGGACGTGAAGACCAAGTCCGCCCGGATCTGGGACCGTGTCGTGCGGTTCGGGCCGACGGCAGCGGAGATGCGGCAGGTCCTGCTGTACGCGTTGCTGCTGCGCGAGGTCGGGTTCGCCGACATTCCCGGCCAGCGGTACCTGCACCGGCTGGGCCCACTGGATGTGCAGCGGATCCGGTTCAGGTTCGTGTGCCGTGACACCGGCGAGGAGCACGTGCAGGAGTTCCCCTTCGACCTGTGGCTTGCGGAGCAGGCCCGCTGGTGGGTGGAGCGCGTCCTCGAGGCAGGCAGTCCCGAGGAACTGCGCCGCGACCACGACGGCCCGGGACTGTCGAAGGTGTGCGACAACTGCCCCTTCATCACCGCCTGCTGGCCTGAGGTAGCTCCGGGGGACCCTGCGCAGACTGCGTTGGTCCACGACGACGCTGACCGGGCCGCTGCGCTGGCCGCGTACGTCAAGGCGCACGAGCGGTGGCGGGCCGCCAACAACGAGAAGAAGAAACTGCGCGAGATGTTGGCCGCCTCCCCGGAGGGCAACTACGGCGCCAACCACCTTGGTTGGAGCGGCGGCAACGACAGGGACGAGACCGACGTGCCCGCCATGGTCGCGCTGTTCGAGGATGCCGACCTGGTCGTGCCGATGGTGCCCGACGCCGAGGCCATGGTGAAGATCCTGCGCCGCGCCGGCCTCGTGGTGCCGGTCCGCCGTGCTGCCGCTCAGACATCCCGCTCGATCAAGGTCTCCGCGGCCCGTAAGGCCGCCTGA
- a CDS encoding YgjP-like metallopeptidase domain-containing protein: MTGKTTRTANHGGITITIKTSNRTTTDLTVTPREGITVRGPHSLTDDDARALVTRRKHWVYRELTKLCEQAPTNPTKVLRDGETFAILGTPHALRLVDDRPQAKPARVHYDRQDGFVVDLSREAAEDPDIARRTLIKLHADTANKWLEKNGARISRLTTNPHIKLTATTRSRTHTRWITRRSTGDLTLHWALAQLPTLHLRELLHRALKLHSVADDHDVNQRLRSLWLGELATAPHEASPDADTCPACHAQPGTLHTNLCDVARCALTGRQRGYCHPGTTCLTIWSGRWPGTDECEEYGFYYRAVAGRREPCNATDEGAEHDYNRLYAECVWHPGQQRMVLPV, from the coding sequence ATGACCGGCAAGACCACCCGCACCGCCAACCACGGCGGCATCACCATCACCATCAAGACCAGCAACCGCACCACCACCGACCTCACCGTCACCCCCCGCGAGGGCATCACCGTCCGCGGCCCGCACAGCCTCACCGACGATGACGCCCGCGCCCTCGTCACCCGCCGCAAGCACTGGGTCTACCGAGAGCTGACCAAGCTCTGCGAGCAGGCCCCGACCAACCCCACCAAGGTCCTGCGCGACGGCGAGACTTTCGCGATCCTCGGCACACCCCACGCCCTCCGCCTCGTCGACGACCGCCCCCAGGCCAAGCCCGCCCGGGTCCACTACGACCGCCAAGACGGCTTCGTCGTCGACCTGAGCCGGGAAGCGGCGGAAGATCCGGACATAGCACGCCGAACCCTGATCAAACTGCACGCAGACACGGCGAATAAATGGCTCGAAAAGAACGGTGCCCGAATCAGCCGTCTCACCACGAACCCTCACATAAAACTCACCGCCACAACCCGCAGCCGAACCCACACCCGCTGGATCACCCGCCGTTCCACCGGCGACCTGACCCTCCACTGGGCCCTCGCCCAACTCCCCACCCTCCACCTCCGTGAACTCCTCCACCGCGCCCTGAAGCTCCACTCCGTCGCCGACGACCACGACGTCAACCAGCGACTCCGATCCCTCTGGCTCGGAGAACTCGCCACCGCACCCCACGAAGCCAGCCCGGACGCAGACACCTGCCCCGCGTGCCACGCCCAACCCGGCACCCTGCACACGAACCTCTGCGACGTCGCTCGCTGCGCGCTCACAGGCCGCCAGCGCGGCTACTGCCACCCGGGCACCACCTGCCTCACCATCTGGTCCGGCCGCTGGCCGGGCACCGACGAGTGCGAGGAGTACGGCTTCTACTACCGAGCCGTGGCCGGCCGACGTGAACCCTGCAACGCCACCGACGAAGGGGCCGAGCACGACTACAACCGCCTGTACGCCGAGTGCGTGTGGCACCCGGGCCAGCAGCGCATGGTCCTCCCGGTCTAG
- a CDS encoding ATP-binding protein, with protein MTTFREVARSAPESAGHRLLDAEVPTVLRLGDSPVPDRLPPLPFSVARRAEVPRAEAFRDGAEAAVGCARPAGPGSYSREDARHVQDIRRFTTSCLRRWGVEEDVVEAAELIASELYTSELMHGTDEVIRVQLIAGSSTFTVAVAGGGPYVPVYPMVEPDDQGRRGLFLVDHLARVHRGYWGLSADGTAWCLLASAGLRAAA; from the coding sequence ATGACCACGTTCCGTGAGGTGGCGCGCTCCGCGCCGGAGAGTGCAGGGCATCGCCTGCTCGACGCCGAGGTGCCGACCGTGCTTCGCCTGGGCGATTCCCCGGTTCCGGACCGGCTGCCGCCCTTGCCGTTCTCCGTCGCCCGGCGTGCGGAGGTTCCTCGAGCTGAAGCATTCCGTGATGGAGCAGAGGCTGCGGTCGGATGCGCTCGGCCGGCTGGCCCCGGCTCGTACAGCCGGGAGGATGCCCGTCACGTGCAGGACATCCGGCGGTTCACAACGTCTTGCCTGCGTCGCTGGGGTGTTGAAGAAGACGTGGTGGAAGCAGCCGAGTTGATCGCGAGCGAGCTCTACACGAGTGAACTCATGCACGGCACCGACGAAGTCATCCGTGTTCAACTGATCGCTGGATCCAGCACGTTCACGGTGGCGGTGGCCGGCGGCGGCCCGTACGTTCCCGTGTACCCGATGGTGGAGCCGGACGACCAGGGCAGGCGTGGCCTGTTCCTCGTTGATCACCTCGCTCGTGTGCACCGCGGGTACTGGGGCCTGTCGGCCGACGGCACCGCTTGGTGCCTTCTGGCTTCAGCCGGGCTGCGGGCAGCGGCATGA
- a CDS encoding AAA family ATPase, which yields MSNLSSPPKLRTRKPTGVIPWPVILVEGEEKAGKSHTAAAFTGSDKTGQAYWLELGEETADEYINVPGADYELIDHNGSYRDILGQIEAVHAEAVRAARAKEKPVVLVIDSVSNLWRMLVNWTQVRAQRSLAGRKKLEADPDAEIKPTMNLWNDAGERWARVMYLVRTMPGIVILLARGKEVAALDERGEPIPRAKATDWRVEGQKSLAYDATVWVRLRREVDPQIVGARSLKFTVPRSAKKPMHVPDFSIEHLVFGLMGCSIHTQPRATPELTGDLAQVWEPKVKAAAETGVEALKKLWWDAEKESGLDREELAIIRNAIERRASELSNPKKLDDPTSDAARLRAAAAQIRDEAEASAEFDAAA from the coding sequence ATGTCCAACCTGTCTTCCCCTCCCAAGCTCCGCACCCGGAAGCCCACCGGTGTGATCCCCTGGCCTGTGATCCTCGTCGAGGGCGAAGAGAAGGCGGGCAAGTCCCACACCGCCGCCGCGTTCACCGGATCGGACAAGACCGGTCAGGCGTACTGGCTGGAGCTGGGCGAGGAGACCGCCGACGAGTACATCAACGTGCCCGGCGCGGACTACGAGCTGATCGACCACAACGGCTCCTACCGTGACATCCTCGGCCAGATCGAAGCGGTCCACGCCGAGGCCGTACGTGCCGCCCGGGCGAAGGAGAAGCCGGTCGTTCTGGTCATCGACTCGGTGTCGAACCTGTGGCGCATGCTCGTGAACTGGACCCAGGTCCGGGCGCAGCGGTCCCTGGCCGGCCGGAAGAAGCTGGAGGCCGACCCGGACGCCGAGATCAAGCCCACCATGAACCTCTGGAACGACGCGGGCGAGAGGTGGGCGCGGGTCATGTACCTGGTGCGCACGATGCCCGGCATCGTGATCCTCCTTGCGCGCGGCAAGGAGGTCGCGGCCCTGGATGAGCGGGGCGAGCCCATCCCTCGCGCGAAGGCCACGGACTGGCGGGTCGAGGGGCAGAAGTCCTTGGCGTACGACGCCACGGTGTGGGTGCGGCTGCGCCGGGAGGTGGACCCGCAGATCGTCGGCGCCCGCTCGTTGAAGTTCACCGTCCCCCGGAGCGCGAAGAAGCCCATGCACGTGCCGGACTTCAGCATCGAGCACTTGGTCTTCGGGCTCATGGGTTGCTCGATCCACACGCAGCCCAGGGCCACGCCGGAGCTGACGGGCGACCTGGCCCAGGTGTGGGAGCCGAAGGTGAAGGCTGCCGCGGAGACCGGTGTCGAGGCCCTGAAGAAGCTGTGGTGGGACGCAGAGAAGGAGTCCGGTCTCGACCGCGAGGAGCTGGCGATCATCCGCAACGCGATCGAGCGCAGGGCCTCTGAACTCAGCAACCCGAAGAAGCTGGACGACCCGACCAGCGACGCCGCCCGGCTGCGCGCTGCTGCCGCGCAGATCCGCGATGAGGCGGAGGCATCCGCCGAGTTCGACGCGGCCGCCTGA
- a CDS encoding phosphoadenosine phosphosulfate reductase: MKAVSYGGGVQSTGLMVLAARGEIPHRDFLFANVGDDSEDPRTLDYIERVAAPYARAHGLRLHVLHRQTAGRRETLWERLMRPGSRSLPIPVRMSNGAPGTRGCTRDHKIKVTGRWLRANGAHRGAPAEVGVGISLDEIGRATSRRVEPYEEVTYPLLDLRMRRTDCLGLIADEGLEAPPKSACWFCPLKTLAGWSELARDRPNLFGRACDLEETLNARRAALGRDEVFLTRTARPLADAIRAAQDELPFDPGCDSGWCMT; encoded by the coding sequence GTGAAGGCGGTCAGCTATGGCGGGGGCGTCCAGAGCACCGGCCTGATGGTGCTGGCTGCCCGCGGGGAGATCCCGCACCGCGACTTCCTCTTCGCCAACGTCGGCGACGACAGCGAGGACCCACGCACCCTGGACTACATCGAGCGGGTCGCCGCACCCTACGCCCGCGCGCACGGCCTTCGCCTGCACGTCCTTCACCGGCAGACCGCCGGACGGCGGGAAACCCTGTGGGAGCGACTGATGCGGCCCGGGTCCAGGTCGCTGCCGATCCCGGTACGGATGAGCAACGGGGCGCCGGGCACCCGCGGTTGCACCCGGGACCACAAGATCAAGGTGACAGGGAGGTGGCTGCGCGCCAACGGGGCGCACCGTGGGGCACCGGCGGAGGTCGGCGTCGGGATCTCCTTGGACGAGATCGGCCGGGCCACCTCGCGGCGGGTCGAGCCGTACGAGGAGGTGACGTACCCGCTGCTGGATCTGCGGATGCGGCGGACGGACTGCCTGGGGTTGATCGCGGACGAGGGCCTGGAGGCCCCGCCGAAGTCGGCCTGCTGGTTTTGCCCGCTGAAGACGCTGGCGGGCTGGTCGGAGCTGGCCAGGGATCGACCCAACCTGTTCGGCCGGGCGTGCGACCTCGAGGAGACACTGAACGCGCGGCGTGCGGCGCTCGGCCGGGATGAGGTGTTCCTGACCCGCACCGCCCGCCCGCTGGCCGACGCGATCCGCGCGGCGCAGGACGAGCTGCCATTCGACCCCGGATGCGATTCCGGCTGGTGCATGACCTAG
- a CDS encoding ParB N-terminal domain-containing protein: MTATAIEPTTDHVQETTTAFTGEFVWVDPRDLIIDPYNHRKRRGDDDNGTEPDPALIDSVLEFGVHTPLLLRPQTGAQDGLLGVVFGQRRMKAALIAAEKAVAAGEPVQMVPAIVREDLRDADDEALALSVIENVHRREASTLDVLDAAEQLALMPVGKLKRERAARALGITPEEITAAPQAAKLSDKALREATTADFDLVEMADFQTVEEVPGALSKLQRAKSRDIREGDDKRGNWAHALAELRQTQHEQQERERIVRELAEQGIQIVVWRAHRENDKSRLLTDLVTGIGNPMTAEHHAKCPGHAAALAPGEVEVEWVCTDWKRYRHELTDEAAAASKKGKSTPEELDARRKVIRYNKAWRTARTVRWEFITKMCAANGEADDTTWTLILSVITGTSVYYGRHASNPKTELISAFLGIPDPNKDRNQWNRVKGPYAKLIATTPKSRRWRLLLAQVAAMFESENMHDGAWRNVDENCVTWLSFLKGQGYTLSEVEAEVLADGLKRYRPARQKK; encoded by the coding sequence ATGACCGCGACCGCCATCGAGCCCACCACCGACCACGTACAGGAGACCACCACCGCCTTCACCGGGGAATTCGTATGGGTGGACCCCCGCGACCTCATCATCGACCCCTACAACCACCGCAAGCGGCGGGGCGACGACGACAACGGCACCGAACCCGACCCGGCGCTTATCGACTCCGTCCTCGAATTCGGCGTCCACACCCCGCTGCTGCTGCGGCCGCAGACCGGCGCACAGGACGGACTGCTCGGCGTCGTCTTCGGGCAGCGCCGGATGAAGGCCGCCCTGATCGCAGCGGAGAAGGCCGTCGCGGCCGGCGAGCCCGTGCAGATGGTGCCCGCCATCGTCCGCGAGGACCTGCGCGACGCGGACGACGAGGCGCTGGCCCTGTCCGTGATCGAGAACGTCCACCGCCGCGAAGCATCAACCCTCGACGTTCTCGACGCTGCCGAACAGCTGGCCCTGATGCCGGTGGGCAAGCTCAAGCGGGAGCGGGCCGCCCGCGCCCTGGGAATCACACCTGAGGAGATCACCGCAGCCCCGCAGGCCGCCAAGCTCAGCGACAAGGCCCTCCGCGAGGCAACCACCGCCGACTTCGACCTGGTGGAGATGGCCGACTTCCAGACCGTGGAAGAGGTCCCCGGCGCCCTGTCCAAGCTCCAGCGCGCCAAGAGCCGCGACATCAGGGAGGGAGACGACAAGCGGGGCAACTGGGCCCACGCCCTGGCCGAGCTGCGGCAGACGCAGCACGAGCAGCAGGAACGGGAGCGCATCGTCAGGGAGCTGGCCGAGCAGGGCATCCAGATCGTGGTCTGGCGGGCGCACCGGGAGAACGACAAGTCCCGCCTCCTGACCGACCTGGTGACCGGCATCGGCAACCCGATGACGGCCGAGCACCACGCCAAGTGCCCAGGTCATGCCGCAGCCTTGGCCCCCGGCGAGGTCGAGGTGGAGTGGGTCTGCACCGACTGGAAGCGGTACAGGCACGAGCTGACCGACGAAGCCGCTGCCGCCAGCAAGAAGGGCAAGTCCACCCCCGAGGAGCTGGACGCGCGCCGCAAGGTCATCCGCTACAACAAGGCGTGGCGTACGGCCCGAACGGTCCGCTGGGAGTTCATCACCAAAATGTGCGCGGCCAACGGCGAGGCGGACGACACCACATGGACCCTGATCCTCAGCGTGATCACCGGCACCTCCGTCTACTACGGCCGCCACGCCAGCAACCCGAAGACCGAACTCATCTCCGCGTTCCTCGGCATCCCGGACCCCAACAAGGACCGCAACCAGTGGAACCGGGTGAAGGGCCCCTACGCCAAGCTCATCGCGACCACACCGAAGTCCCGGCGGTGGAGGCTGCTGCTGGCCCAGGTGGCGGCCATGTTCGAGAGCGAGAACATGCACGACGGCGCCTGGCGGAACGTCGATGAGAACTGCGTGACCTGGCTGAGCTTCCTGAAGGGCCAGGGCTACACCCTCAGCGAGGTAGAAGCCGAAGTCCTCGCCGACGGCCTGAAGCGGTACCGGCCCGCCCGGCAGAAGAAGTAG
- a CDS encoding N-6 DNA methylase — protein sequence MSDDQAHRTAAALGEAVADAWNRAHGGPDIAVPIGLVAALSLVRQGDPNGPDLKAQILAQKPHELIEMYQQIWAVNWQARPDLIDRARVLHEWLNAPDEIDDHRAYCVKVVTQAALKAGIFDLTGHADPIDRSRTDALSHVIMLLRSNGARQGLGEFHTPPTVTDVVAEATLSAFSAELAVAARGAATGQHIHDPAGGSGGMLRAAAQAVRWRGFDPADFQWSMVDVDPIAAACGAVNAIVWGLGPHVVVACDDSLANPRAVEDARAHAQAVIAHRDQVMGAARMIAAIRQTQALLESAVAA from the coding sequence ATGTCTGACGACCAAGCACACCGCACCGCTGCCGCACTCGGCGAGGCCGTCGCGGACGCATGGAACCGCGCACACGGTGGCCCGGACATCGCCGTGCCCATCGGCCTGGTCGCCGCCCTCTCCCTGGTCAGGCAGGGTGACCCCAACGGCCCCGACCTCAAGGCGCAGATCCTCGCCCAGAAGCCGCACGAGCTGATCGAGATGTACCAGCAGATATGGGCTGTGAACTGGCAGGCCCGCCCCGACCTGATCGACCGGGCGCGCGTCCTGCACGAGTGGTTGAACGCGCCGGACGAGATCGACGACCACCGTGCATACTGCGTCAAGGTGGTCACCCAGGCTGCCCTGAAGGCCGGGATCTTCGACCTGACGGGACACGCCGACCCGATCGACCGGTCGCGAACCGACGCCCTGTCTCACGTGATCATGCTGCTCCGGAGCAACGGCGCCCGACAGGGCTTGGGCGAGTTCCACACCCCGCCGACCGTGACGGACGTGGTCGCGGAGGCGACGCTGAGCGCGTTCTCTGCCGAGCTCGCCGTCGCGGCCCGGGGCGCTGCGACAGGCCAGCACATCCATGATCCGGCCGGCGGGAGCGGCGGCATGCTGCGCGCCGCCGCCCAGGCCGTTCGCTGGCGCGGCTTCGACCCGGCCGACTTCCAGTGGTCCATGGTCGACGTGGACCCGATCGCGGCGGCCTGCGGGGCCGTGAACGCGATCGTGTGGGGTCTGGGCCCGCACGTGGTGGTGGCCTGCGATGACTCCCTGGCCAACCCCCGAGCTGTCGAGGACGCCCGCGCGCACGCCCAAGCCGTGATCGCACACCGCGACCAGGTGATGGGCGCGGCGCGCATGATCGCCGCCATCCGCCAGACACAGGCGCTGCTGGAGTCGGCGGTGGCCGCGTGA
- a CDS encoding sigma factor-like helix-turn-helix DNA-binding protein encodes MSGQATPGEGFRLTERELETVDLAADGLKIAAIAKRLGVTPAAVQSRLKFARLKTGSARTTALVHSTYATEQLTRPAAEDPVELSEDQLQVLGFLADGRTVVEMKALVSWPEHRLRDTYGDLLAALDATYKPTYAIKRAWAMGHLGRDRQTA; translated from the coding sequence GTGAGCGGGCAGGCGACACCCGGGGAAGGCTTCCGGCTGACTGAACGGGAGCTCGAGACCGTCGACCTGGCCGCCGACGGCCTGAAGATCGCAGCCATTGCGAAACGGCTGGGAGTCACGCCCGCGGCAGTGCAGTCCAGGCTGAAGTTTGCACGTCTGAAGACCGGCTCCGCGCGCACGACGGCACTGGTCCACAGCACCTACGCCACCGAGCAGTTGACCCGGCCGGCCGCCGAGGATCCGGTGGAGCTGTCGGAGGACCAGCTCCAGGTGCTGGGCTTCCTCGCAGACGGGCGGACGGTGGTCGAGATGAAGGCTCTGGTCTCGTGGCCGGAGCACCGCCTTCGCGATACGTACGGTGACCTTCTGGCTGCGCTGGATGCCACCTACAAGCCGACATACGCCATCAAGCGCGCCTGGGCCATGGGCCACCTCGGCCGAGATCGGCAGACCGCCTGA